One Podospora pseudopauciseta strain CBS 411.78 chromosome 4, whole genome shotgun sequence genomic window, GCTTCTTTGCGCATAGAGAATGGCATGGCCACCCCGCCGAGAAAGAGCCGTTTGCCAGTCACGCCTGTGCTGTTGTCCTCCGGAGACAAAAGACCAGAATTCCCTTCGTCAGTGTCTTGAGCATCGGCCTCAGTCCCCtttgcatcatcatcatcatcacccctcctttcctcctccggcaccaTCGGCCCAGCAGGCTTCAAAtccgcctccttcttctcctccccccccttcacctcgggcaacttctcatcctccttctcatccttcaCCAGCTTCTTCCAACTCTTAATCTTGCTCCTCACCGGACTCCCCCCAACCTTTCtgttctccttttcctgctCAACCCCCTGCAACCTGATatcctcccactccctcgccccctccccctcagccttATTCCCCGCCTTgtactccctccccaccgacTTCCCAAGCCCGCCCTCCGCCAACGCCATATTTCCCCTCGTCCTCTCGTCATGCTTgctcccccagctcccccaaaGACTAAGCCCATaactcctccccttccccttcttcttcctctccaccgcacccccatcatcaatcttcctcctccccgccagcGCCGTGGGGGGcggcacctccccctccccaaacacctcATACCCCACCTTCATGTCCTTGATCCGCTGCTTATGCACACGCGCCTTTGTCTTTGCAAATTTCACATCCCACCTCTTTTTGTGCTCGTACCACTTCCTGACAGTGCCTACTTTGACTACCCCAACCAGATCCCGGGACATGGTGCACCCTGGCAGAGCGGAGGGTGGGTCAAGGGGGAAGATGTCCCCGTGGCGGGTGACGCGGTGGCGGATCATGTTGTTTTTGAACGGGggcaagggggaggaggcggtgccgATGGAGAGGGGGCTTGTCGGGGTAGGGGTATTCTTCTCCTGGTCAGTCGTTTTTTGCTCAGTGGTTTCGGTCTTCTTGAGGGGAAACATTAGTGGATCTGATAGGAATAGGAAGATGGGAAAGCACTTACCACCTCGGGCTTTGtcttatcctcctcaccatcactcGAAGAACTATCATTCGAAATGACGGAGatgacatcatcatccaaaatCGCAATCTCGGTCCCTTGTGCCCTCGCCAGCGCCCAGGCCGAGAACTGGGCCACGCTGCGGTACATGTATTTTGCCGGCCTGGTGAAGCTCAGTGTAGGGCCGACGTGGCACATGTCGTCCCAGACTTGGAGATACACGTCGGTGGGCTTGTATCTTTCCACCTGGGCTCTGGCGTGGTCGTCCATCAGGGCTTCTGGTGGGAGGTACTGCGAGGGATTGGCGCACTTGTGGGCGAGGTAGATTTGCTCGTCGCGGAGGActtcaccgccgccgaccatgatgaggagaggCGGTAGGCCGCCGAGAGTGGGTTGCATGATCGGGCTGACCAGAGGGTGGGCTAGGAGGTCGTTTGTGGTGTAGATCTGGTGTCATGGTTAGTGTGTTGTTTAGATATTCAAGAGGTTGAAAAATATACCTGAATCTGCTCCCTGACCGTGATCTGCTCCCCGTCAATATCAAACATCAGCTTATGCGTAGTCTCCTTGACATCCTTCTGACTAGGAACATGAGCCTCATCCGACCcgccctccttctcgtccatctctttctcctcggcgatctcctgcttctgctgcattgcaaccttcttgagctcgttcagctcatcctcatccGGCGGAGGCCACGCAGGCGATGGCTTGTGGTGGAAACCGGAAGGTGGAATATAATCCATCGGACAATCACCCGCAACACTCGGAAAGGAGTGCGTCAAATCAGCCCAGGGACTGATCAGAACCGCGCCTGCTGGCAGAGGCAGCCCCCCATCTCTGAGGATAACCATCACCGACAAAATCATACCCGCGCCAGCCGAGTCGCCCGCGAGAATAATAGTGCTGGACTCCTGCTGCGTCAAAAGATAGAGATACGTCGCCAAACAGTCCTGCAGACCGCAAGGAAAAGGATACTGCGGCGCAAGTCTGTACCGCGGCGCGAGAGCCCTCGCCTTCAATTTTCGCGCATGTCGTTGAATCTGATACCGATGCTCGTCCACACTGCCAAAATAATACGCTCCCCCATGAACATAAAGCATGACGCGGTTTCCTGGGTCATTTGCCTTCAACCGCTCCTGGTAATCAGCCTTCATCTCGATCCACTCCGCCCTGAGCGCATGCTTCTCCTTGCGCCACTGCCACCATTGCTTTCCGCCTACTTGACGAAGACCTTCCGGGCCGAGTTGTTCAGCCAGCAGATCGGCCGACCTCGAGAGATCGCGCTCTGGAATATCGACCACGTCGACTTTGACCCATTGAGGGTGAGGGACCCATTGGCTGGTGAAGGCTTGGAGATCCTCGACTGTGTGACGCGAGGCATACTGAAGAAACGAGCGAATAAGATGAAGGCCCTCGTCATACGACAGGTGAGCCGTGGGCTTTTTGGCCCGTGGTTTCCGACTGAGGTACTTTTGTGAAGTCAGCTAGCTGTTGGTCCTTTTTATCTCCTGAACGGGATCACTTACATGCGATAAAAGAGTGGATATGACCGTTGGCGTAACCGCCAAACCCACTGTCGCAGTGTtcatgttgctgctgcttgtgTTTGCTAACTCTGCGTTACTCCTCCTTCATCCCTCGACGACTTgtgaaaagaaaatatgTAACAGCTGAatggtaaaaaaaaaatcaaaattaaaaaaaatgaaaaatTATGCAAAAGGTGAACACGGTCGGCGCGTCTAGATCTTCACAGCAGTCGATCTAATACCCGGTATTTATCTTCTGTTGCATGATGTCATATGCCACCCAACCTGCAGCACCACCCAACGGGAAAATCGTGGCAGTCACCCAGATCAACCACGAGCTTTTCAGGCGTGTAGCAACACTCTCTCAGGGACCAATCGTGGGTAATTGGTGATTCGTAAAGCTGGCTAGATCCGCCCTGAAAAGTGAAACCGACACAATCGCAAGTTATTGTTGGCTGCCTTGTGTTTCACAAACTGGACGCCTCTGACTAGTTGGCAACGTGCCGCTTCTTGGATTTGAACCGAGGGGTCGATATGATTGGAATTCTAATAATGATGGCACGAAGAGAGAAACTTATCATTCGAATTGTAAAACCAAACACTCCAATTTCTACTGGTTTTCCGCCTTGTCGCATCTTTGATACACCCCTGGAACAATGAGATTTGTTAGTAGGGGGCAGCCCTGAGAAGGGGTCCAATTACAGCGGCCCCACCGCTGTTTGACAGCTGCGATGCGTACCCCAGCTTTTGGGGGCGCACTGACCACCCCCACCTCGGACGACAGCTTCAGCATCCGGGCCCCGCGATGCAGAGAGGAAGGGAGCACCGCGTCACTTGAGCTCTGCCTGGTAGCAACTACCacccgacgacgacacaACTTCTCTGCCTCGACACTAGCTAATTCAACCCATTTAACAtcctcacctccatccccccaacccaatccAACCTCCAATCCCCCACAACCACACCCAAAAATCAGTCACAATAATGGCCTCCCAATACGAAGGCAAGCTCCcccaccgtcaccaccaaccattCCATCCACCCCTCTACATATGctaacctcccccaacaGTCGAACACAACATcaaaaccccccctccccccacccgccgccgccaaatAGACATGTCCACCTTCACctcccacctcacctccaccatcacccccgaCCACATCACAAACCCCCActccatcccaaacccagtcgacctctccgccgccttccGCCTAGTCCAAGACCAGTTTCTCACCCTtgcctcctcggccccctCCCAAGAAAACCagtccttcctcctctccctcgcccagtCTCTCGAGGAGGACACGCTCCACCCCCCGACCTCCCTCGAGGGCACCTCCCAGGAGTTCGTCGACTCCCTCGATCGCATCCCGCGCAAGTCCCTCTCCCCCGATGACAAATGTCCCATCTGCATGGAGaacttcctcgacgaccCCTACTGCTTGGTGGCTGAGCTTCCTTGCGGGGGGAGGCACAGGTTGGATCTGGAATGTGTCGGCCCATGGTTGAGAACAAAGGGGACGTGCCCTTGCTGTAGGGCTGACTTGGGAGAGCgaaaaaagaggaaggaggcggaagagagggagaagcagaagggcaagaaacaagaggtggaagaggaggaagaggaggacgataTGGATGGGTTGTATGCTTAATGTGGGTGGCACATGCACAAAGAGCGCTGGGAAAGAATATGGGAAGTTAACAATGCGATATCTGTCTCTGTGGTCTGTATAAAATGCTTGCAATTCCCAATAACCCGATGCAAAGATGTGAAATGGCATTCGGCGAGACAAGGCAACATGCCCTTATTCAACAACCTGAGCTTTTATACTCCCTTCACTCTCCTGTTTGCTGAGACGAAAGTATGCACACCTGATGCTCAGCCAATAaacaacccatccatcctccttcttctgttTGTTGCGGTTCTCATTTTGGAAAAGAactcgtcatcctccccgccttcttcccctccttacTAGAGTGGCTCTCCCTCGTCTTACCATCCCGCGGTGCTTGTTTCTCCTCTGCCCTCTCGTTTGTTTCCTTTGATATTTCCCGGTTGGCTCCCGAGGCTTCCAAGGGGTTGTCGTACGGCCCCTTCCAGCAGGATTGGAATTCCAAGTCGGGGTCTGTGACGGTTGGGTCGAAGGCTGTGGCGCACTCGGCGGCTTCGTCGTCCGAACCAGATTTGGTGGAATCGTTGGGTCGGGGTTTGAGGGAGGTGCGGTCTTGGTCGTCCTTGTAGGCTTGACgggggagagaggggttgTATTGGCGGGTtagggaaagggaagaggaaatgggaaggggaggcaggGGCCGGCGGAGGGTGGTGCGGAGGAGGGACATGATGCCTGGTGTGCTGGAATATATGTTATTCTTGGAGCGGGGGTCAACAGGTGTTTCCCGCCTGGGGAAAGGATTCAATTTGATCAAGTATCGTGCAGTAGGGATGATGAATTGATGGTGTTGCACAGAGATAATCGAACCACCACGTCTAAGTGGTGGTgccccccaaaccaaaacaaatgATCCCCCTCTGACGTCATGACGACGACCGCACATTTGAACATTCCCGCCTAAAATTACAGTTACACTTTTATCCCCCCCTTTCATCAACTCGCCTCATCAATCTGAAAAGGGCTAGAGAATCGTGGTTTCCCCGCAGTGGGGCAGCCTTGTTCAATTGtcgtttcttttttattCCGTAGGCGGTTCAGGTTCAGGGGCTTTCTCTCGGGTTCGTATGTAAGCAATaccacaccaacaacaggGCTCAGGGCTGGAGGTTAAAGTTGGATGGAGatctgttttttttctttgagTGTGGGAGTGCGGCATGCGACTTGGAtcgtaaaaagaaaatgaagGTGGTTATTTTTAGCGGATTGTGGAATTGCCATGTTTGGGTTTGTtttctggggaagaagaaattGTGACAGCggttgttggggtggatGGTATTGGAGGGTGACATTTTGTTTCGACCACAAGTGATGCGAGACTGTTTATTACTGTTGGGGTTTTCAAGGAAAATGATGGAAAGAGAGGCTTCTCTCTGTTTTAGAGCTGAAAATCAATCAGGTCAACCGTGGAATGAAAGTTCTGGCTGGAAGATCTGGTGTGTCTTAGCCTGGCAGCATCATCAAAGTTCATCCATCGAACATCAGCTCAGATGTCCAGCATCAACATTCATCACCTGCCTTCCTCACCTATTGTTAAACAAGCCACATTCCCAAGCCGTTGGGATCTGCTGGTCGTCAGTCCTTGTGAATAACCAACCATTTGCAATGGTCCCCGCATCTTGATCCACCAGTCAGTGCCGGCTTACCCATACGCAGCTTGCGTATGCCAAATGCCAACCCTCCGACATCGACCACACCTCAGATCGCCCTTCCAATTGTACGGTCCTCCGGCTCCGAACCCTGCCTATTCGCGCGTCCCTGAAATCTCTCCAATTCAGCTTGGCTCGCGAAACGTGCTCCGGTGTCTATCAGTCAATAAATTTCCACCGCTGTATACCTCTTGCCCCAAGTACATAATTGGTGGCGAGAGAGAATGAGCCAATGTGTTCTGCCCTGAATACGCCGCCCTTGGGCGGTCAAACAACACCCAACACGGGAATACCGCAACGTCGCACCGTCCCAATCCCATGGGAAGGATTCATTCGCTTCTTCTCTGCTGGAAGTTCTAGAAGATctaccacccccttccccttccccccccctcggTTCCTTCATCGCTCGATTGGTTGCGATAGATAACGCGGCCGATATCCTATTCGTCGCTCCGTGCCGTGCGTTGGCCCGGGTGTTGGGTGTGTGGTAGGAGTGGAAAATGTATAATGTATGTAGTCAACACCGAAAAGGGGGGACGAATAAGACGCCGCAAGgccgcagccgcagcagaccatccatccatcaatcagcagaaaagaaaaagaaaaaccggGCTGGCGGATGGCAGGCAAAGGAAACAAGACTCTGGTTCGGCATGCAATAGAAGGCTTCCAGAAGCTCTTTTCCCTTGTCCGGATTCGATCATCTGGTTTCAGGTTGTGCCGCAGGAAGCCAGTAGCGTCATGCACAACACATCTTCGGGACCTGAGAGGGCGGACATGGCCGAAGTTCGGTTGGCTTGGTGGATTCGAGCTCTCAGGCGGCGTGGCGAAATGGTAGGGCCTCGGGCGGGTAGACGGAAGGTCCAGTGATGTGGATGAAGCCTCGGGGGATAATGACACGAAGACAAAcgtttggtggtgaagtgCCGTTAGTAGACCTGAGTGCGCCGCGGGGTCGCTGACGGGAATGTTGATCAGTGTGTCCTGGCGATAGCCACATCAGGAACGACAAGACATTTTCACCCGAGACAACCACCCGCGATTGCGAACCTGAGCTTTTTGTAGCGGGGTCGTGTGGTCGTGATGCTTGGACCAGCCCCAAACCTAAGTCTTAGTTGATTCCACACTGCTTTTCCGCATTGGTCCTCAGCGCGCCTCACGCACATTTAGTACACCGCTTGTAGCTAATAGCAGCGACACCAAGCCCGTTTCACCGCAAACCGCACGTGGAAAACCCAGGATAACTTGCGTGCTTTAGTGTGCGGTGTCGCGGGAATTGACAGAAGGTAGGTGTACGGATACGCAGTGTGTGTGTCTCTCGCCCGTGATGTTTCGGCGTGCGGCttgaggtggtgtttggtgcCGCTGCTGTTGATATTCAGTGTTATTCGTGTCCCGTGATACAGGTCAAGAACAGGCCGCCGCACAACTGCACCTCTGCCTGATATCCACGCCGCCTTGCCGCTGTCGTGTATAGATGCGGGCAGATGTACATGGCCTCTTCCCGTGGTCCTCCCCCGCATGTGAAGACACGCACAACCTGTGATGCCGTGAGGGAGGAATCTCACCGTTCGGCTAGCAACGCCAGATGCTAGGCCAGGAGATGGCTTGGAATTGCTGCGCACGCACAGATCAGCTAACCTCTTTTCCCTCTGGTCTCTGCCAAAACAGCCCTCACCCCCCCGCCCGCCCCCATTGTGTGGTGGAGTGACCTCGCACCGTACCCTTCGCCAGAGTGAGGACAAGGGCCGTAAAGTTCCGAACATGTGGCATGTGGCATGTGGCATATGGCATGTGGGAAAGAGAGGGAGCGATCCAACGATACGGCACTCGTCATAAAAGAGATGGTCAGGGTCCGGGCTCACCGCACAGCGGGACCCAGCGACCCAGCGACCCAGCGCGTTGCAATATCGGCGATGGAAGCAACATGCCTGGAGGGGAGACATTGGGACGGGCTGGGACGAGCTGGGACAAGCTGGGACGGCTGGCTCGAGCTGGACGGATCAAATGAATGGAATTTTCCCGAGGAGTCTTATCGCGGGTGCCTCCACCGGCTGAGAAGACGCCATTTTATGACTCTGGCGCTAGCCTGCCGGGCcagggctggctggctgttcAGCGCTGGGCTGCGTGAGGGCCACGATGCGTCCCATCTTTGTGCGAATATTCCACCGCAGACACCGCAGGCCAGGGGGGGCCATAATGTACGTAAAGTCGACGGGTCGCCATGTGGCCTTTGATTGCCTGCTGGAGCCCGCTACACCTCATGGAGGTAAGACAGAGACACTGACACCGAATAGCTCTCGTCCGAAAAACTTGTGCCCACTGCGAGGAAAAAGCCACAGCTTGTTTCCGGGCGAGATCTGCGCGCTGATGAGTGAATCGGAAGCGCACTCAATTCCAgaatccaaaaaaaaaaaaaaaaaaaaaaaaaaaaaaaaaggtctCACTCACCCCTAGTGGCGCTAGTTGGAGACAAACGGCCCCTAGACATCAAGTATCATATCTCATACATGATAACGACAGACCTCAAAGCATTGTTCGCCAGGGAGCCTCCCGTCGTATATGGTGGTAGTTAATCAGAGGAATGGTCACCAGTTCCCTCTCTTTATCGCGACGGCagctccaccccctcaaggGTAGTGATCCCAGTGATCCCTGTGCATCCCAAGCCGCTTGTCCATCCGACCAGGGGTGCCGCTACCACGCCTCCAGCGACCAGCGCTGGCTTTCCTCCACCACTGGGCGGGCCAGCACCATTCTCGTCGAAGCCTTTCCCCTTCTAATAAACAGGGACCGACGACAAGCAACAAgcactcctccctccccctccccttaAATGCGAAACAGCTGCTGATGCCCTTTCCCAGTGCTGTGTAACTGCATCTAGCTTGGTCCCTTGTTTGTGTGCGCCTGTGCCATCGATCTCGAATTCCATCTTTTCGTCTTCTCCCCCCAAGAGAAcagagcaagcaagcaattGGCTTTCTTTGTTGTCGATACCCCTCAGCCTCTGGCCGACTGCCCGACCTGCATGCGTACCGCATCCTGCCGTTCTTCCCCAACACTCgcctctcccctcctccacctctacaacaacaccaccgccgccgaacAACGCAAAACTGAGTGCGCCTGATAGATCCGACGAACTTAGCGACGCCGATTTTGACGACGCTCTCTACTGTATTATCACCTCGACGACGAGCGGCCGGTTCTCCCGCCAGCTTTCCCGGTTCCGCTCTCCCACGCCAAGACCGGAGCCGAATGACGATCAGGTTTGGTGTTCTAGTGTCCCAGAATCACCAAAGCCGTTTTGAGCGCCGTCAAAGTGCATATCCTCAGGTTTTTGCATGGTCGTTTGAGTAGGAGCATTATCAAAAAGAACACGGAAAAGGGAGCAAAGAAGCGGTAGCCATGGGCAACAGCCAGGGCAAGCCCGTTGACCTCGATGGCGAAGGTGGGTTGCAACAAGGAATCGGCGCATATCAGGAGCGGTCATACTAACAACGAACAGTGAACTTGAACCACTTCCGCCTATTGCGAGTTGTCGGACGAGGAGCGTTTGGAAAAGTACGGATCGTCGAGAGAAAGGACACTGGGCTGTCGTTTGCGCTCAAGTACATTCGGAAAGATGAAGGTTGGTGCACCGTTGGGATCCCTCAAGGTCCTGACACCACAGATCAAGGACACGACGACTGACATGCGTGTATACAGTTGTGCGATCTGAAAGTGTACGCAACATTATTCGGGAAAGGCGAATGCTGGAGCACGTGAACCACCCGTTCATCTGCAACCTGCGTTACAGCTTTCAGGACATCGAGTATATGTACCTGGTGGTGGATCTGATGAGCGGCGGTGATTTGCGGTTCCACATTTCAAGAAAAACATTCACAGAAGATGCCGTCAGGTTTTGGATTGCCGAGCTGGGCTGTGCTCTGAGGTATGTGCACAGGCAAGGCATTGTCCATCGCGATGTGAAGCCCGACAACGTCCTTTTGGACGGAGAAGGTCACGTCCATTTGACAGATTTTGTAGGTTTCATGAGCCATATGACAGGGCTAGCTACGAGCGTCTGCTAACCTACTCACAGAACGTCGCCTCCGATATCATGCCAGGCAAAAACCTGACAAGCAAGTCCGGCACCTTGGCATATCTTGCCCCCGAAGTCTACGCAGGAAACGGCTATGACGTACGCGCTGATTGGTGGTCATTGGGTGTCTTATTCTACGAATGCATTTACAACAAGGTACGAGAAAGCCCACAGCCGTTCCATGTCTTTGTTCTCTTCAACGCTGGCCCCACATCGCGGAGTTCACCGGGAAGCCGCATGAGTAAGACTAACACCCGTTGCAGAGGCCGTTCGAGGGAAATTCCGAATCATCATTGAGCGCCGTTATTCAAGCTGCAAAGCCCAGGTTTCCCGTAACAAATCCTCCGGTGTCGCTTACATGCATGTACGCCATCCAGGCCGCCCTGGAACCCAATCCGAGCAAACGTATGGGCCACACATGGGAGAGCTTCATTCACAATGACTTTTTCTCCATGATCGATTTCATGGCCCTGGAAAGGAAGGAGATTGAGCCAGTGTTTATCCCATCATCCGAAAAGACCAACTTTGACGCTACTTACGACTTGGAAGAGCTgcttttggaggaggcgccgCTTGAGGCTCGTGCGCGGAGACAGAAACCTAGGGAAAGGTTAAAGGACGACGCGACAGACAAGGAGATTCGTGAGGACGAGCTCTACAGGATGATAGAGACGGATTTCCGCAACTTTGACTACACTGTGGCCGCTTATAAGAAGTATGTTTCTCCACCATTTCCCTGCGGGTGCTCAGGCTAACAACCGTTCCCAGAATCGCATCAcaaaccacccaaccaaACGGGcaaccagcagcaccagcagccgCTGCCGGCAAAGAGAACCTCCAGCCCGGCACCGCCCAAACAACCGACACGGCCACAGCCGCGCCCGCCACGACAAACGGCAACTCCCCAACCGACAGCAACAAACTCACCCGCCCCCCGTCAAACCACTCGCGACGCAGCGCCCCAGGCCGCCCTCCCCCGCTGCCGCCATACCCCCAGTCTTACAACCCCCGCGCTGGAAACCGTTCGGGACCAGGAATGATTGTCGAGTCCCCAACAGGCGGCGTACAGGTTACTCTCGACGGGGGCGGCAGCTGGAGCGACCTTGCCAGACAGGACGCGACACTCCCAGCGGACGCCTCTGGGGCGAATAACGAACTGGATGGAAAGGAAAGCGGCGGTGGGGGTGTCTTTGGGTTTTTGagcaggaagaaggggagggggaataGTCCGAAGCCTAAAGAAAGGGGTGTATTGGGCAAGGAGGGTGCGAGAGTGGTGATTGGGTGATTGCTTTTCTATCGTTATCATCTTTTCTTTGTTGaacatcttttttttttctgtcgtcgtcgtggtaCATTTTTGCACACACATCTACACTATCGTTCTTAATTTGTTTTCACATACACTGTTGACTGGagaaggggatgggggtggggagggaagaggtaGTGGTTGTTGCATATTCTATCCTTATGGGATAAGAAAAGGAGTctgttatttttttttttttttgtttttgcttttgttCTCTTATGGTGGGTGGTAGGTGGGGCAAATAGGGTGGTATATTTTTTTGCATGGGGGGGTCATCTCCTTTTATATTTGCTAGTTGGTGTGGTTGAGTGGGAATGAGAATGGATGGGGGAAGAGAAATACAGGGTTTGTGTGTGGATACTGAATGTGCGTGTGTTGTGTTCTTTGATTGCGTGTGCGGTTGTTTATTTAGGGTTTTCGTTgcgggttgttgttgttgttgttgattgtATGTCTGGCCTGGTGAGCAAGCGTTCGTTCTGTCTTCTCTGTCCTGGGGCAACATGATAGGATGACGGAATGCGTGCAagggtgttgatggggtggttggtggtggtggtactggCTGGAGAAGTTATATACCCATagctttgttgttgtgtaTACGTACATATTTGAAGAATAACAAAAAGTAAAATGATCATGATACAATGTCCTGTTGGAACTGTTGTGCTACGACTGGACTGCGCGCGCATACTGGCCGACAGCTTCATACTCAAGTGTAGCAAGctcggggggggggggaaacaAATGCCACTCAGATGGCCAGGACGAATTTCCCAGAGCATTGCCTTCAACACACAGGGTCACATAGTTGAAAGGCTTTCGATACCACTAGGCAGCATGTAGATACGCACTAAGTCACTTCACAATCACTTTACAATTCAAAGGGACACGagatacacacacacaccataATCACTCCTTGTTATTCGGGGTATCACAATCAAAATCCATAATTCCATGCTCGCCGCCCAAACAAAAACCCCCTCAATTCCCGATCGTGCTGGTGGCCCTCGTTAAAAACCTGCCGAGCCCCCCCCTTACTGGGTACCCTCAGTCAGGAAAAGAGTGAACCACCCGATCAATACATTGACCCATAGTCCAACAACTCCCGAACGCCCAAAATAAATCCCATCCAATATCCCCAAAAATAAATCCAACAGACCCGCTCAATGCATACCCAACAACTTCGTCCAACGCCTCAAAAGTGTCGGAAGAGGATGCAGTTCGATGGAATCATCAATGGTACTAGGTTTCTTATTTGAGGACACCATTTCCCCCTAATCCTGAATCACAATCACCTCATCAGCGCCTTTCTTCCCCGCTTGGCAACTGGCTTGGAAGGTttgacaccctcctcctcctcctcctcctcctcctcctcctcctcggtttTTTTGACAGCGGCGCGCCGGCCACGTCTAGCCTTGGGTTTTGGCATGTCCGTAGACCCCCACTCGGCTTTGCGCTTCCTCCCCTTCGGCgatggcttcttctcctcctgcctccccccatcctcctcctccaccacctcctccttgttcttttcctcctcaacgaccACAGGAACACCGTCAAGAGTAATCTTCTGCAAGCGAGTAGCATAGCAGCTTGTCCGGTTACCAACTGTGACGTGAGCCAACGGTTCTCCCCCAGGGAGTGTAGGGTTCTCCGAGCCCTTGCTCCATCGATACTTGAAAAGCCAATCAGAGGGGAACTGGTGAGAGTCACCGAGCACGCCAACAGCTGTC contains:
- a CDS encoding hypothetical protein (EggNog:ENOG503P8GX) gives rise to the protein MSLLRTTLRRPLPPLPISSSLSLTRQYNPSLPRQAYKDDQDRTSLKPRPNDSTKSGSDDEAAECATAFDPTVTDPDLEFQSCWKGPYDNPLEASGANREISKETNERAEEKQAPRDGKTRESHSSKEGKKAGRMTSSFPK
- the PKC1_1 gene encoding Serine/threonine kinase (COG:T; EggNog:ENOG503NVYN); the protein is MPGKNLTSKSGTLAYLAPEVYAGNGYDVRADWWSLGVLFYECIYNKRPFEGNSESSLSAVIQAAKPRFPVTNPPVSLTCMYAIQAALEPNPSKRMGHTWESFIHNDFFSMIDFMALERKEIEPVFIPSSEKTNFDATYDLEELLLEEAPLEARARRQKPRERLKDDATDKEIREDELYRMIETDFRNFDYTVAAYKKIASQTTQPNGQPAAPAAAAGKENLQPGTAQTTDTATAAPATTNGNSPTDSNKLTRPPSNHSRRSAPGRPPPLPPYPQSYNPRAGNRSGPGMIVESPTGGVQVTLDGGGSWSDLARQDATLPADASGANNELDGKESGGGGVFGFLSRKKGRGNSPKPKERGVLGKEGARVVIG
- a CDS encoding hypothetical protein (EggNog:ENOG503NU6U; MEROPS:MER0034959; COG:V), producing the protein MNTATVGLAVTPTVISTLLSHYLSRKPRAKKPTAHLSYDEGLHLIRSFLQYASRHTVEDLQAFTSQWVPHPQWVKVDVVDIPERDLSRSADLLAEQLGPEGLRQVGGKQWWQWRKEKHALRAEWIEMKADYQERLKANDPGNRVMLYVHGGAYYFGSVDEHRYQIQRHARKLKARALAPRYRLAPQYPFPCGLQDCLATYLYLLTQQESSTIILAGDSAGAGMILSVMVILRDGGLPLPAGAVLISPWADLTHSFPSVAGDCPMDYIPPSGFHHKPSPAWPPPDEDELNELKKVAMQQKQEIAEEKEMDEKEGGSDEAHVPSQKDVKETTHKLMFDIDGEQITVREQIQIYTTNDLLAHPLVSPIMQPTLGGLPPLLIMVGGGEVLRDEQIYLAHKCANPSQYLPPEALMDDHARAQVERYKPTDVYLQVWDDMCHVGPTLSFTRPAKYMYRSVAQFSAWALARAQGTEIAILDDDVISVISNDSSSSDGEEDKTKPEVKTETTEQKTTDQEKNTPTPTSPLSIGTASSPLPPFKNNMIRHRVTRHGDIFPLDPPSALPGCTMSRDLVGVVKVGTVRKWYEHKKRWDVKFAKTKARVHKQRIKDMKVGYEVFGEGEVPPPTALAGRRKIDDGGAVERKKKGKGRSYGLSLWGSWGSKHDERTRGNMALAEGGLGKSVGREYKAGNKAEGEGAREWEDIRLQGVEQEKENRKVGGSPVRSKIKSWKKLVKDEKEDEKLPEVKGGEEKKEADLKPAGPMVPEEERRGDDDDDAKGTEADAQDTDEGNSGLLSPEDNSTGVTGKRLFLGGVAMPFSMRKEAETASMITLAPASPMEQSSVRLSTADSVSLTPARTAPLEAPAISVQGVSDDDTMSTPKRAAERASNITVATEWTTLDEPGVSDPKASKSEVGTVWTEEDEGEDKATPLPTPSVLTGSMYTTTPGQSRPELDRFVTADEVPRASY
- a CDS encoding hypothetical protein (EggNog:ENOG503P3YZ; COG:O) → MASQYEGKLPHLEHNIKTPPPPTRRRQIDMSTFTSHLTSTITPDHITNPHSIPNPVDLSAAFRLVQDQFLTLASSAPSQENQSFLLSLAQSLEEDTLHPPTSLEGTSQEFVDSLDRIPRKSLSPDDKCPICMENFLDDPYCLVAELPCGGRHRLDLECVGPWLRTKGTCPCCRADLGERKKRKEAEEREKQKGKKQEVEEEEEEDDMDGLYA